A section of the Vanessa tameamea isolate UH-Manoa-2023 chromosome 29, ilVanTame1 primary haplotype, whole genome shotgun sequence genome encodes:
- the LOC135194332 gene encoding histone H1B-like: MADTAIATEAPAPATPAKKPKASAAAAGGAAAKKPKAKPTHPKTSEMVNSAIKELKERSGSSLQAIKKYIAAQYKVDSEKLAPFIRKYLKSAVESGALIQTKGKGASGSFKLESKSSASKKPAGAGIGGASGGKAASSAASGKSKKATSSAPVAGKGAAAGKKAAAGGASSGAAAAASSPSKSKAKATIKDKKAAAAKKKPAAAKKAVAAAAPSKAKGAASKAKKTAKPPTKKPKAPKPKKAAAATPKSKPTAKKASAAAAKK, translated from the coding sequence atggccgaCACAGCTATAGCAACCGAAGCGCCGGCACCGGCGACCCCTGCGAAGAAACCGAAGGCGTCCGCGGCCGCCGCCGGTGGCGCCGCCGCCAAGAAACCGAAGGCGAAACCTACTCATCCTAAAACATCCGAAATGGTGAACAGCGCCATCAAAGAGTTGAAGGAACGTAGCGGTTCGTCGCTTCAGGCGATCAAGAAATACATCGCGGCTCAATACAAAGTCGATTCTGAGAAATTGGCTCCGTTCATCAGAAAGTATCTCAAGAGCGCCGTCGAATCGGGTGCACTGATACAGACGAAGGGCAAGGGCGCATCGGGTTCGTTCAAACTAGAGTCGAAATCGTCCGCTTCGAAGAAACCGGCGGGTGCCGGAATCGGAGGCGCGTCCGGCGGCAAGGCCGCATCCTCGGCCGCTTCGGGTAAGTCGAAGAAGGCGACGTCCTCCGCTCCCGTCGCCGGCAAGGGCGCCGCCGCGGGCAAGAAAGCGGCCGCCGGCGGTGCGTCGTCcggtgcggcggcggcggcgtcaTCGCCGTCCAAATCGAAGGCGAAGGCGACGATAAAGGATAAGAAAGCTGCAGCCGCTAAAAAGAAACCGGCAGCCGCTAAGAAGGCCGTCGCGGCGGCCGCTCCTTCGAAGGCGAAGGGCGCCGCATCGAAGGCGAAGAAGACTGCGAAACCGCCGACTAAGAAACCTAAAGCCCCGAAACCGAAGAAGGCCGCCGCCGCTACGCCGAAGTCGAAACCGACAGCTAAGAAAGCATCCGCCGCCGCCGCTAAAAAGTAA
- the LOC135194337 gene encoding histone H4: MTGRGKGGKGLGKGGAKRHRKVLRDNIQGITKPAIRRLARRGGVKRISGLIYEETRGVLKVFLENVIRDAVTYTEHAKRKTVTAMDVVYALKRQGRTLYGFGG, encoded by the coding sequence ATGACCGGTCGCGGTAAAGGTGGAAAGGGTCTGGGGAAAGGAGGCGCGAAGCGACACAGGAAAGTGCTCCGTGATAACATCCAAGGTATCACGAAACCGGCCATCCGTCGTCTCGCACGCAGAGGCGGTGTGAAACGTATATCCGGTCTGATATACGAAGAGACTCGCGGTGTCCTCAAAGTGTTCCTCGAGAACGTAATCCGCGACGCCGTCACCTACACCGAGCACGCGAAGAGGAAGACCGTCACCGCCATGGACGTAGTGTACGCCCTGAAACGTCAGGGACGTACTCTGTACGGTTTCGGcggttaa
- the LOC135194334 gene encoding histone H3, with protein MARTKQTARKSTGGKAPRKQLATKAARKSAPATGGVKKPHRYRPGTVALREIRRYQKSTELLIRKLPFQRLVREIAQDFKTDLRFQSSAVMALQEASEAYLVGLFEDTNLCAIHAKRVTIMPKDIQLARRIRGERA; from the coding sequence ATGGCTCGTACTAAGCAGACGGCCCGAAAATCTACCGGTGGTAAGGCACCGCGCAAGCAGCTCGCCACCAAGGCGGCTCGCAAGAGCGCTCCTGCCACGGGAGGAGTGAAGAAACCTCATCGTTACAGACCCGGTACGGTCGCCCTTCGTGAGATCCGTCGTTACCAGAAGAGCACTGAGCTTCTGATCCGCAAACTGCCATTCCAGCGTCTCGTTCGTGAGATCGCTCAAGACTTCAAGACCGATCTCCGTTTCCAGAGTTCCGCCGTAATGGCCCTGCAGGAAGCAAGCGAAGCTTATCTCGTCGGTCTCTTCGAAGACACGAACCTGTGCGCTATCCACGCTAAGCGTGTGACGATCATGCCTAAGGATATTCAATTGGCGCGCAGGATCCGAGGAGAACGTGCCTAA
- the LOC135194280 gene encoding histone H2B-like, with protein MSGRGKGGKVKGKAKSRSNRAGLQFPVGRIHRLLRKGNYAERVGAGAPVYLAAVMEYLAAEAMSIMNSFVNDIFERIAAEASRLAHYNKRSTITSREVQTSVRLLLPGELAKHAVSEGTKAVTKYTSSK; from the exons ATGTCCGGTCGCGGTAAAGGAGGCAAAGTCAAGGGGAAGGCAAAGTCGCGTTCGAACCGTGCCGGTCTACAGTTTCCGGTCGGACGTATACACAGACTCCTCAGGAAGGGTAACTACGCAGAGCGCGTCGGTGCCGGTGCACCCGTGTATCTCGCGGCCGTCATGGAATACCTAGCCGCTGAA GCCATGTCGATCATGAACTCTTTCGTGAACGATATCTTCGAGCGCATCGCCGCCGAGGCTTCTCGTCTCGCTCACTACAACAAGCGATCGACGATCACCTCGAGGGAGGTGCAGACTTCGGTGAGGCTTCTTCTGCCCGGCGAGCTCGCCAAGCACGCCGTGAGCGAAGGTACTAAGGCCGTAACGAAGTACACGAGCTCCAAGTAA